In Herbaspirillum seropedicae, a single window of DNA contains:
- a CDS encoding LysR family transcriptional regulator, which translates to MHYAAWKLFVEALELGSLSKVALLHGTTQPHISRQIAELEQQYGGRLFQRNGRGVIPTELGMRVAPRVRAWLATTEQLTNDIQSAAGTPIGRVRMGILPSAAHPLVSTLYQQIQQRYPQIQLSVREGQGAQLDTWLDNGYVDLALLFRHGANAKNGDLYITKTDTYLVGAPDDPLVQGPTVPFASLDRLPLVSFCRPNSWRDRLDHLSIEHGITLNVQIEADSLSIQEHLVENGGVYALLGPYAIASAVRKNRLKAARIIAPEITRHIALAMSRHGELTLACRTVMQLIKELAQDRVDIAGIH; encoded by the coding sequence ATGCATTACGCTGCCTGGAAGCTCTTTGTCGAAGCACTGGAATTGGGAAGTCTCAGCAAGGTGGCCTTGTTGCATGGGACCACCCAGCCCCACATCAGCCGGCAGATCGCCGAGCTGGAGCAGCAATACGGCGGCCGGCTGTTCCAGCGCAATGGCCGGGGCGTGATTCCGACCGAGCTGGGCATGCGGGTAGCGCCGCGGGTGCGGGCCTGGCTGGCCACCACCGAGCAGTTGACCAATGACATCCAGTCGGCCGCCGGCACGCCCATTGGCCGCGTGCGCATGGGCATACTCCCTTCGGCTGCGCATCCCCTGGTCAGCACGCTGTACCAGCAGATCCAGCAACGCTATCCGCAGATCCAGCTGAGCGTGCGCGAAGGGCAGGGCGCGCAGCTCGATACCTGGCTCGACAATGGCTATGTGGACCTGGCGCTGCTGTTCCGCCATGGCGCCAACGCCAAGAACGGCGATCTCTACATCACCAAGACCGATACCTACCTCGTGGGTGCGCCCGACGATCCGCTGGTGCAGGGGCCCACGGTTCCTTTCGCGTCGCTGGACCGGCTGCCTCTGGTGTCGTTCTGCCGCCCCAACAGCTGGCGCGACCGCCTGGACCACCTGAGCATCGAGCATGGCATCACACTCAATGTCCAGATCGAAGCCGATTCCCTGAGCATCCAGGAGCACCTGGTGGAAAACGGCGGGGTCTATGCCCTGCTGGGGCCTTACGCGATCGCCAGCGCGGTGCGCAAGAACCGCCTGAAGGCAGCGCGGATCATTGCGCCGGAGATCACCCGCCACATCGCATTGGCCATGTCGCGTCATGGCGAGCTGACCCTGGCATGCCGTACCGTCATGCAGCTGATCAAGGAGTTGGCGCAAGACCGCGTGGACATCGCAGGCATTCATTGA
- a CDS encoding FecR family protein — translation MGITSSGRREVRRGGKGMLLGLGWSALMLASAAAWAQQDGATQAAIVKVMRGEVQAQREGKTRPLAVGERLYEGDRVLTAAASSVGFTLRDDTLISLGPNSQFLLEQFVFNEKTDEGNIAVRMVKGTLRYVSGLIGKHAPERQQFSTPTATIGIRGTDFIVEVAGE, via the coding sequence ATGGGGATCACATCGTCGGGGCGCAGGGAGGTGCGGCGCGGGGGCAAGGGCATGCTGCTGGGACTGGGATGGTCGGCGCTGATGTTGGCGTCGGCGGCGGCCTGGGCGCAGCAGGATGGAGCGACCCAGGCGGCCATCGTCAAGGTCATGCGCGGCGAGGTACAGGCCCAGCGCGAGGGCAAGACGCGCCCGCTGGCAGTGGGCGAACGGCTCTACGAGGGGGACCGCGTGCTCACCGCCGCCGCCAGTTCGGTCGGCTTCACGCTGCGCGACGATACCCTCATCTCGCTGGGACCCAACAGCCAGTTCCTGCTCGAACAGTTCGTCTTCAATGAAAAGACCGATGAAGGCAATATCGCCGTGCGCATGGTCAAAGGGACCCTGCGCTACGTCTCCGGGCTGATCGGCAAGCATGCGCCGGAACGCCAGCAGTTTTCCACGCCCACGGCCACCATCGGCATTCGCGGCACTGATTTCATCGTCGAGGTGGCCGGTGAATAA
- a CDS encoding OmpA family protein, with amino-acid sequence MNKSLILAALAVLLAGCAGPRERFLLLPQPDGSASSIVVKTATGETALATPYASVETAGGKVDKTLTVAPADVEKRYADVLGSLPARPRSYDLLFELGTDRLTPASQDALKKAIAEIKDFPAGEFVLTGHADNIGSETNNDALSLRRARLIERELRRADVKALSIEVIGKGARDPRVPQKRGVAEPRNRFVEIKIR; translated from the coding sequence GTGAATAAGAGCCTGATCCTGGCCGCCCTGGCGGTCCTGCTGGCTGGCTGCGCCGGCCCCCGCGAACGATTCCTGCTGCTGCCCCAGCCCGATGGCTCGGCCAGCAGCATCGTGGTCAAGACCGCCACCGGCGAAACCGCGCTTGCCACGCCCTATGCATCGGTGGAGACCGCCGGCGGCAAGGTCGACAAGACCCTCACGGTGGCCCCCGCCGATGTGGAAAAGCGTTATGCCGACGTGCTGGGCAGCCTGCCCGCGCGGCCGCGCAGCTATGATCTCTTGTTTGAACTGGGAACGGATCGCCTGACCCCGGCCTCGCAAGACGCCCTGAAAAAGGCGATCGCTGAAATCAAGGACTTCCCCGCAGGGGAATTCGTCCTGACCGGCCATGCCGACAATATCGGCAGCGAAACCAACAACGATGCCCTGTCGCTGCGCCGCGCCCGCCTGATCGAACGCGAACTGCGCCGTGCCGACGTCAAGGCGCTGAGCATCGAAGTCATCGGCAAGGGCGCACGCGACCCGCGTGTCCCGCAGAAGCGCGGCGTGGCCGAACCCCGCAATCGCTTCGTCGAGATCAAGATCCGCTGA
- a CDS encoding methyl-accepting chemotaxis protein gives MNWFTNLKVSHKLIGGFMIVALIGATIGTFGIIKAGQINDLATEMYELQVVGLRHSAQATLDLSSSNRAIRTAILAESPAEREASLNDLTKRLDNTTLALNEAEQRFVTPEGKALVAKAREAFTKYKNAVMQTAEELRKEPLADARQSTSRLFSSVRPLANEAEANMLKLMEVKKDNADRLNDETDLIYAHIRTLLLVLTFGGVLFGIALGLFISRNLTRQLGGEPRDVAAAADAIASGDLSTHIDISHAAQGSVVSAMHMMQGSLRKVVQTVRTSSESIATGSRQIATGNLDLSARTEQQASALEETASSMEELTSTVKHNASNAQNAKEMAATASTVAQEGGEVVAQVVDTMSAINESSRKMADIISVIDGIAFQTNILALNAAVEAARAGEQGRGFAVVATEVRNLAQRSAAAAKEIKALIEDSVDKVTVGARLADQAGTTMSGIVENAGKVTSIIGEISAASTEQTAGIEQINQAIMQMDDVTQQNASLVEEAAAASRALQDQADALAQIVSIFNLGHTAIGMQDAPRTITPTAPKTIAGAPRSEPKRLGNKAATASAQAAKEEDWATF, from the coding sequence ATGAACTGGTTCACCAATCTGAAAGTCAGTCACAAACTCATCGGCGGCTTCATGATCGTCGCCTTGATCGGCGCGACCATCGGTACCTTCGGCATCATCAAGGCAGGCCAGATCAACGACCTGGCCACCGAGATGTACGAGCTGCAGGTCGTGGGCCTGCGCCATTCTGCCCAGGCCACGCTGGACCTGAGTTCGTCCAACCGCGCCATCCGCACGGCCATCCTGGCAGAGTCGCCGGCCGAACGCGAGGCCAGCCTCAACGACCTCACCAAGCGTCTGGACAATACCACCCTCGCCTTGAACGAAGCCGAACAACGCTTCGTCACCCCCGAGGGCAAGGCCTTGGTGGCCAAGGCCAGGGAGGCCTTTACCAAGTACAAGAACGCCGTCATGCAGACCGCCGAGGAGTTGCGCAAGGAGCCGCTCGCCGATGCGCGCCAGTCGACCAGCCGGCTGTTCTCTTCGGTGCGGCCGCTGGCCAACGAAGCCGAGGCGAACATGCTCAAGCTGATGGAAGTCAAGAAGGACAACGCTGACCGGCTCAATGACGAAACCGATCTCATCTATGCCCATATCCGCACCCTGTTGCTGGTGCTGACCTTTGGCGGCGTCCTCTTCGGCATCGCGCTGGGCCTGTTCATCTCGCGCAACCTGACGCGCCAGCTCGGTGGCGAACCGCGCGACGTGGCCGCTGCCGCCGATGCGATTGCTTCCGGCGATCTGAGCACCCACATCGACATCAGCCACGCCGCCCAAGGCAGCGTGGTCAGCGCCATGCACATGATGCAGGGCTCGCTGCGCAAGGTGGTGCAGACGGTACGCACCAGCAGCGAAAGCATCGCCACCGGTTCGCGCCAGATCGCCACCGGCAACCTGGACCTGTCGGCGCGCACCGAACAACAGGCCAGCGCCCTGGAAGAAACGGCCTCCTCGATGGAAGAGCTGACCTCCACCGTCAAGCACAACGCCAGTAACGCACAGAACGCCAAGGAGATGGCCGCGACCGCCTCCACGGTGGCGCAGGAAGGCGGCGAGGTGGTGGCGCAGGTGGTCGACACGATGAGCGCCATCAATGAATCCTCCAGGAAGATGGCCGATATCATCAGCGTCATCGACGGCATTGCCTTCCAGACCAACATCCTGGCCTTGAACGCCGCCGTGGAAGCGGCCCGCGCCGGCGAGCAGGGACGCGGCTTCGCGGTCGTCGCCACCGAGGTGCGCAACCTGGCGCAACGCTCGGCGGCAGCGGCCAAGGAAATCAAGGCGCTCATCGAAGATTCGGTGGACAAGGTCACCGTCGGCGCGCGCCTGGCCGATCAGGCTGGCACGACCATGAGCGGCATCGTCGAAAACGCCGGCAAGGTGACCTCCATCATCGGCGAGATCTCGGCGGCCAGCACGGAACAGACGGCGGGCATCGAACAGATCAACCAGGCCATCATGCAGATGGACGACGTGACCCAGCAGAACGCTTCGCTGGTCGAAGAAGCCGCAGCAGCCTCGCGCGCCTTGCAGGATCAGGCCGATGCGCTGGCGCAGATCGTGAGCATCTTCAACCTGGGACACACGGCCATCGGCATGCAGGATGCACCGCGCACGATCACGCCAACCGCGCCCAAGACCATTGCAGGCGCGCCACGTAGCGAACCCAAGCGCCTGGGCAACAAGGCCGCCACAGCCTCCGCACAAGCGGCCAAGGAAGAGGACTGGGCGACCTTTTGA
- a CDS encoding LysR family transcriptional regulator encodes MATFARVVELGAFSRAAKALGLTTSSVSQHVRALELSLQATLLNRSTRKLSLTEAGTLFYKHCAHIVTAASEAEQSIAVLNNEMVGEVRIAVSSFMSTKYLIPALHDFIRHNPKVRLRLEVADNNVDLIEQRIDLALRAGRNRQPGDIFLGRFSDVLCASPSYLAVRPPIHSPVDLLHHDFLLFNPHGEPCFLEFSNAASGTVRVRLQPRISANHARSLRYLALDGHGITRLLECKIDDDLRAGRLVQVLPDWTLGGFDVYVTVRHRDNMPLKVRQCLEHIQHYFEVVLPLNAVAAAPA; translated from the coding sequence ATGGCGACGTTTGCGCGGGTAGTGGAGCTGGGAGCTTTCTCGCGCGCCGCCAAAGCCCTGGGCCTCACCACTTCATCGGTCAGTCAACATGTCAGGGCGCTGGAATTGTCATTGCAGGCAACGCTGTTGAACCGCTCCACCCGCAAGCTCAGCCTGACCGAGGCCGGCACGCTCTTCTACAAGCACTGTGCCCATATCGTCACGGCCGCCAGCGAAGCCGAGCAGAGCATCGCCGTGCTCAACAACGAGATGGTGGGCGAGGTGCGCATTGCCGTTTCCAGCTTCATGTCCACCAAGTACCTGATCCCGGCGCTGCACGATTTCATCAGGCACAACCCCAAGGTGAGGCTGCGCCTGGAGGTGGCCGACAACAACGTCGACCTGATCGAGCAGCGCATCGACCTGGCGCTGCGCGCGGGTCGCAATCGCCAGCCGGGCGATATCTTCCTGGGGCGGTTCTCGGATGTACTGTGCGCCTCACCCTCCTACCTGGCAGTGCGGCCGCCTATCCATTCGCCGGTGGATCTGTTGCATCACGATTTCCTGCTGTTCAATCCGCATGGCGAACCCTGCTTCCTCGAATTCTCCAATGCCGCCAGCGGCACGGTGAGGGTGCGGCTGCAGCCGCGCATCAGCGCCAATCATGCGCGCTCGCTGCGATATCTGGCGCTGGACGGCCACGGCATCACGCGCCTGCTGGAATGCAAGATCGACGATGACCTCAGGGCCGGGCGCCTGGTCCAGGTCTTGCCGGACTGGACGCTGGGCGGCTTCGACGTCTATGTGACGGTGCGCCACCGCGACAACATGCCGCTCAAGGTGAGGCAGTGCCTGGAGCATATCCAGCATTACTTCGAGGTGGTTCTTCCTCTCAACGCGGTGGCGGCGGCGCCGGCCTGA
- a CDS encoding ShlB/FhaC/HecB family hemolysin secretion/activation protein, with product MKCRLHRGIVGLSFSLCCAAFSLPAVAQVAQNSDAEELRRRAQQEAQERQRQLQQPSVSLPRQRSDEDLQSYTLAPESLCFPVQRVTLAFPEQVSEAVRRTGGFALQMDPFHFIQTYLAGYAGSCLGQQGIETILRRVTGQILERGYSTTRVGIGQQDLSTGQLSITLVPGIIHAIRFKDPAITASYRSAFPTQAGALLNLRDLEQGLEQMKRVASQDVDMQILPTDVPGQSDVVLEVKRIKPWKLTLSLDDSGAKSTGKYQAGINLAIDDLLGINDLFNAGFSSDADRMGQARGTTGNNFSYSAPAGYWTFGVSGSTSRYHQRIAGLFQTFVSSGHSENLEVRVQKLFQRDAQQKNSLQLRIGKRWSRSYIDDTEIEVQRRNTTFAELGWMHRHYFGDVQLDATLANRWGVSWFNGAADAPDRLSDGPTYRYSMQTIDATVVAPFKLGGQSLTYVGTLRGQHSRSRLYLTDQFAIGSRYTVRGFDGELTLASESGVFLRNDLEIALGSTGAALYAGLDAGRLYGPSVANLQGDTLAGAAIGLRGAVSGLHYELFAGWALVRPEQFQTAMPAAGFNLIYQF from the coding sequence ATGAAATGCCGCCTCCACCGGGGGATTGTCGGACTGAGTTTCAGCCTGTGCTGCGCCGCCTTTTCGCTGCCCGCTGTCGCCCAGGTCGCCCAGAACAGCGACGCTGAGGAGCTGCGCCGCCGCGCCCAGCAAGAGGCGCAGGAGCGGCAACGGCAGTTGCAGCAACCTTCGGTCTCCTTGCCGCGCCAGCGCAGCGACGAGGATCTGCAGTCCTATACGCTCGCCCCCGAGTCGCTGTGCTTCCCGGTGCAGCGGGTGACCCTGGCGTTCCCTGAGCAGGTCAGCGAGGCGGTCAGGCGAACGGGCGGCTTTGCGCTGCAAATGGATCCGTTTCATTTCATCCAGACCTATCTGGCCGGCTATGCCGGCAGCTGCCTGGGCCAACAGGGTATCGAGACCATCCTGCGACGGGTCACGGGGCAGATACTGGAGCGTGGCTACAGCACCACCCGCGTCGGCATTGGCCAGCAGGACCTGAGTACGGGACAGCTCAGCATCACTCTGGTGCCCGGCATCATCCATGCCATCCGTTTCAAGGATCCGGCTATCACAGCTTCCTATCGTTCCGCCTTTCCTACCCAAGCTGGCGCGCTGCTCAATCTGCGCGATCTCGAGCAAGGCCTGGAACAGATGAAGCGGGTTGCCAGCCAGGACGTGGACATGCAGATCCTGCCCACCGATGTTCCTGGTCAAAGCGATGTCGTGCTGGAGGTGAAGCGGATCAAGCCGTGGAAGCTCACACTGAGTCTGGACGACAGCGGCGCGAAGTCCACTGGCAAATACCAGGCAGGCATCAACCTGGCCATCGATGACCTGTTGGGCATCAATGACCTCTTCAATGCCGGTTTCAGCAGTGACGCTGACCGCATGGGGCAAGCGCGCGGCACCACCGGAAACAATTTCTCCTATTCGGCGCCGGCGGGTTATTGGACCTTTGGCGTGAGCGGCAGTACCTCGCGCTATCACCAGAGAATCGCCGGTCTGTTCCAGACCTTCGTCTCCAGCGGCCACTCCGAGAACCTCGAGGTGCGGGTGCAAAAGCTGTTCCAGCGCGACGCGCAGCAGAAGAACTCGCTGCAGCTGCGCATCGGCAAGCGCTGGAGCCGCTCCTACATCGATGACACCGAAATCGAAGTCCAGCGTCGCAACACCACCTTCGCCGAACTGGGCTGGATGCACCGTCATTATTTTGGTGACGTGCAACTGGACGCAACCCTGGCCAATCGCTGGGGCGTAAGCTGGTTCAATGGCGCCGCCGATGCACCGGACCGTCTCTCCGATGGCCCCACCTATCGCTACAGCATGCAGACCATCGACGCCACTGTGGTGGCGCCATTCAAGCTGGGCGGCCAGTCGCTGACCTATGTGGGCACGTTGCGCGGCCAGCACAGCCGGTCGCGGCTGTACCTGACCGACCAGTTCGCCATCGGCAGCCGCTACACGGTGCGTGGCTTTGATGGTGAGCTGACACTGGCGTCGGAAAGCGGTGTGTTCCTGCGCAACGATCTCGAGATCGCGCTGGGCAGCACCGGTGCGGCCCTCTATGCCGGCCTGGACGCCGGGCGCCTGTATGGCCCCAGTGTGGCCAATCTGCAAGGCGACACGCTGGCCGGTGCGGCCATCGGCCTGCGCGGCGCGGTCAGCGGTTTGCACTATGAGCTTTTCGCCGGCTGGGCGCTGGTCCGGCCTGAGCAATTCCAGACTGCCATGCCGGCGGCTGGCTTCAATCTGATCTACCAATTCTGA